In a single window of the Acinetobacter sp. CS-2 genome:
- a CDS encoding fumarate hydratase, with translation MTTIIKQDDLITSVKDALQFISYYHPQDFIQAMSRAYDREENKAAKDAIAQILINSRMCAEGHRPICQDTGIVNVFLEVGLDVKFDLTMSLDDAINEGVRQGYLESSNVLRASVLADPAFGRKNTKDNTPAVIHYKLVPGNKVDITVAAKGGGSENKSKLAMLNPSDSIVDWVLKTVPTMGAGWCPPGMLGIGIGGTAEKAMMLAKEALMEEINMDELLRRGPQSKMEELRIEIFEKVNALGIGAQGLGGLTTVLDIKIKDYPCHAAGKPVGMIPNCAATRHAHFQLDGSGVAHIQAPKLEDYPAVTWDSSSSKRVDLDNITQEEMNSWKPGDTLLLNGTIYTGRDAAHKRMVDMLNNGEELPVDLKGKFIYYVGPVDPVGDEVVGPAGPTTATRMDKFTRQVLEATGLYGMIGKADRGPAAVEAIKDNKATYLMAVGGAAYLVSKAVREAEVVAFADLGMEAIYKFKVEDMPVSVAVDVNGTSIHATAPKIWQAKIGKIPVVDAAAN, from the coding sequence ATGACAACTATTATCAAGCAAGATGACTTGATCACATCGGTAAAAGATGCGCTTCAGTTTATTTCTTACTATCATCCACAAGACTTCATCCAAGCGATGAGCCGTGCCTATGATCGTGAAGAGAACAAAGCCGCAAAAGATGCTATTGCACAAATCTTAATTAACTCTCGTATGTGTGCAGAAGGCCACCGTCCTATCTGTCAAGATACCGGGATTGTGAACGTATTTCTTGAAGTGGGTTTAGACGTTAAATTTGATTTAACCATGAGCCTGGACGATGCAATCAATGAAGGTGTACGTCAAGGTTACCTGGAAAGCTCTAACGTACTTCGCGCATCAGTTTTAGCTGATCCTGCATTTGGCCGTAAAAACACCAAAGACAACACGCCTGCAGTAATCCATTACAAACTCGTACCGGGCAACAAAGTCGACATTACTGTTGCTGCTAAAGGTGGCGGTTCAGAAAACAAATCTAAACTTGCCATGTTGAACCCATCTGACTCAATCGTGGACTGGGTACTGAAAACTGTTCCAACCATGGGTGCAGGCTGGTGTCCTCCAGGTATGCTCGGTATCGGTATTGGTGGTACTGCTGAAAAAGCCATGATGCTTGCCAAAGAAGCATTGATGGAAGAAATCAACATGGACGAATTACTTCGTCGTGGTCCACAAAGCAAAATGGAAGAACTCCGTATTGAGATCTTCGAAAAAGTAAATGCTTTGGGTATTGGCGCGCAAGGTCTTGGCGGCTTAACCACTGTTCTTGATATCAAAATTAAAGATTACCCATGTCACGCTGCAGGCAAACCAGTCGGTATGATTCCGAACTGTGCTGCAACTCGTCACGCACATTTCCAGTTAGACGGTAGCGGTGTTGCACATATTCAAGCACCTAAACTTGAAGACTACCCGGCTGTAACTTGGGATTCTTCATCTTCTAAACGTGTTGACCTAGACAACATCACACAAGAAGAAATGAACTCTTGGAAACCAGGCGATACTTTATTGCTTAACGGTACAATCTATACCGGTCGTGACGCTGCGCACAAACGTATGGTTGACATGTTGAATAACGGTGAAGAACTTCCTGTAGACCTTAAAGGCAAGTTCATTTATTACGTTGGCCCTGTCGATCCTGTAGGCGACGAAGTGGTTGGCCCTGCTGGTCCGACGACTGCAACACGTATGGACAAATTTACTCGTCAAGTGCTTGAAGCAACTGGCCTGTATGGCATGATTGGTAAAGCTGATCGTGGTCCGGCTGCTGTTGAAGCTATTAAAGACAACAAAGCGACTTACCTGATGGCCGTAGGTGGAGCTGCTTACCTAGTATCTAAAGCTGTTCGTGAAGCTGAAGTTGTGGCTTTTGCTGACTTGGGTATGGAAGCAATCTACAAATTCAAAGTTGAAGATATGCCTGTTTCTGTAGCGGTTGATGTCAATGGTACATCTATTCACGCAACTGCACCTAAAATCTGGCAAGCAAAAATTGGTAAAATTCCAGTAGTTGACGCTGCTGCGAACTAA
- a CDS encoding class I SAM-dependent methyltransferase produces the protein MKDQSEFAKNIIKIYKKHARAWTELRGQFLYEKTWLDHFLSLIPEHVQILDLGCGSGKPVAAYLIEQGHAVTGVDSSDTMIEMAKHNFPEQRWIEADMRQLDLGQKFQGILAWDSFFHLTQDDQRKMFAQFSKLAETGAALMFTSGPSHGEALGDLFGDVLYHASLSQDEYRQLLKDHGFEVVKMVAEDQDCTGHTVWLAQKF, from the coding sequence ATGAAAGATCAGTCTGAGTTTGCGAAAAATATCATTAAAATTTATAAGAAACATGCACGTGCATGGACAGAATTACGCGGCCAGTTTCTGTATGAAAAAACCTGGCTCGATCATTTTCTTTCGTTGATTCCTGAACATGTTCAAATACTGGATTTGGGCTGTGGCTCGGGAAAACCAGTTGCGGCTTATTTAATTGAACAAGGTCATGCCGTGACGGGTGTGGATAGCTCAGATACGATGATTGAAATGGCAAAGCACAACTTTCCTGAACAGCGCTGGATTGAGGCAGATATGCGTCAGCTGGATTTAGGGCAAAAGTTTCAGGGGATTTTAGCGTGGGACAGTTTTTTTCATTTGACTCAAGATGATCAGCGCAAGATGTTTGCTCAGTTTTCCAAGTTGGCTGAAACAGGGGCAGCTTTGATGTTCACCAGTGGGCCAAGTCATGGAGAGGCTCTTGGGGATCTGTTTGGTGATGTACTGTATCATGCCAGTTTGTCGCAAGATGAATATCGCCAATTATTGAAAGATCACGGTTTTGAAGTGGTAAAGATGGTCGCGGAAGATCAGGACTGTACAGGGCATACGGTGTGGTTGGCGCAAAAGTTTTGA
- the pta gene encoding phosphate acetyltransferase: MKTILLVPTEIGVGLTSACLGLIYALECQGVKAGFLKPFSQELQPEADRTTALYRHLFKHETVEPISYAALTERLKNDENDELLEDAVRLHREISKHHDVIIVEGVLPNGRDPFATELNATLAKALDAKVIIISNADINNAAKTAAKVDNQLRFFGGATCERTAGVLFMRTKGLPEDSAQIPVTLDPNLRLISDTNRFVSAIQSTHPMIGKDCMPVIGLVPFSNTLSVPRISDLAVHISAEWINQGEAAQRRVLHSSLIASNIEHEMHKFVAGELIISGSDRIDVLLASSLASTNGIPLAGLVLTEHQAPSTQALEFCQTAIKNGLPILHTKLSTFDTAQQLLNLSNEIPVDDTERAEQVTRFVASHINADWLTQLISDTHKPRLSPSAFRHELVQKSIAAKKRIVLPEGDEPRTIQAAAICQSRGIAHCILLAKPEAVVEVAKARGIELPHDLEILDPDLIRENYVGKMVDLRKGKLNELQAREQLQDTVVLGTMMLALDQVDGLVSGAVHTTANTVRPAFQLIKTAPDYSLVSSVFFMLLPDEVYVYGDCAINPDPDAEQLAEIAIQSADSAKAFGIDPRIAMISYSTGTSGAGADVEKVAKATEIAKQRRPDLLIDGPLQYDAASVESVGQSKAPGSPVAGRANVFIFPDLNTGNTTYKAVQRSANVVSVGPMLQGLNKPVNDLSRGALVDDIVFTIALTAIQAEQQAAQ; this comes from the coding sequence ATGAAAACAATACTTTTGGTTCCTACAGAAATTGGTGTTGGCTTAACGTCTGCATGTCTTGGTTTAATTTATGCATTGGAATGCCAAGGTGTAAAAGCAGGTTTTCTAAAGCCTTTCTCTCAAGAATTACAGCCTGAAGCAGACCGCACCACTGCACTGTATCGTCACCTGTTCAAGCATGAAACCGTTGAACCGATTTCCTATGCGGCCCTGACTGAACGTTTAAAAAATGATGAAAATGACGAGCTGCTTGAAGATGCAGTACGTTTACACCGTGAAATTTCCAAACATCACGATGTCATTATTGTAGAAGGCGTGCTACCAAACGGACGTGATCCTTTTGCGACAGAGCTCAATGCCACTCTGGCGAAAGCGCTTGATGCCAAAGTGATTATTATCAGCAATGCCGACATTAACAACGCGGCAAAAACCGCGGCAAAAGTTGACAATCAATTACGCTTCTTTGGTGGTGCGACTTGCGAGCGTACTGCAGGCGTATTGTTCATGCGTACCAAAGGCTTGCCGGAAGATTCTGCACAGATTCCTGTGACGCTTGATCCAAACCTGCGTTTAATTAGCGATACCAACCGATTTGTGAGTGCGATTCAAAGCACGCACCCAATGATTGGTAAAGACTGTATGCCAGTCATTGGCTTAGTTCCATTCAGCAACACTTTAAGTGTGCCACGCATATCTGACTTGGCTGTGCATATTTCTGCAGAATGGATTAATCAAGGTGAAGCAGCGCAACGCCGTGTATTACACAGCAGCTTAATTGCATCAAATATTGAACACGAAATGCATAAATTCGTGGCAGGTGAACTCATCATCAGCGGTTCTGATCGTATTGATGTCTTGCTTGCAAGTAGCTTGGCAAGCACTAATGGCATTCCACTGGCAGGTTTGGTTTTAACTGAACATCAGGCACCAAGCACTCAAGCTTTAGAATTCTGTCAAACAGCAATCAAAAATGGCTTGCCAATTTTACACACCAAATTGAGCACTTTTGACACAGCACAACAATTGCTGAATTTAAGCAATGAAATTCCGGTAGATGATACCGAGCGTGCTGAGCAGGTGACCCGTTTCGTGGCCAGCCACATCAATGCAGACTGGTTAACGCAGTTAATCAGCGATACACATAAACCACGTTTATCTCCTTCTGCATTCCGTCATGAACTGGTGCAAAAATCAATTGCCGCGAAAAAGCGCATTGTTCTTCCTGAAGGGGATGAACCACGTACCATTCAGGCCGCAGCAATTTGTCAATCTCGTGGAATTGCCCACTGTATTCTGCTGGCAAAACCTGAAGCTGTGGTTGAAGTAGCAAAAGCACGTGGAATTGAATTACCGCATGATTTAGAAATTCTTGACCCAGACCTGATTCGCGAGAATTATGTCGGAAAAATGGTTGATTTACGTAAAGGCAAACTCAACGAGTTACAAGCGCGTGAACAGCTACAAGACACGGTAGTTTTAGGCACCATGATGCTGGCTCTTGATCAGGTTGATGGCTTGGTATCTGGCGCAGTCCACACGACAGCCAATACGGTTCGTCCTGCATTCCAGTTAATCAAGACTGCACCGGATTACTCACTGGTATCTTCAGTATTCTTTATGCTGTTGCCAGATGAAGTTTATGTTTATGGTGACTGTGCGATTAATCCTGATCCAGATGCAGAACAACTGGCTGAAATTGCCATTCAATCTGCAGACTCTGCTAAAGCGTTTGGTATTGATCCGCGCATCGCGATGATTTCTTATTCAACCGGTACTTCAGGTGCAGGGGCGGATGTAGAAAAAGTAGCCAAAGCGACTGAGATTGCCAAGCAACGCCGTCCAGACTTACTGATTGATGGTCCATTGCAATATGACGCAGCTTCGGTTGAAAGCGTAGGTCAGTCTAAAGCACCAGGCTCGCCAGTTGCAGGTCGCGCGAATGTATTTATTTTCCCTGACTTGAACACAGGTAACACTACCTATAAAGCAGTGCAACGTTCTGCCAATGTGGTGAGTGTTGGTCCAATGTTACAAGGCCTGAACAAACCTGTGAATGACTTATCACGTGGTGCATTGGTCGATGACATCGTGTTCACGATTGCATTGACTGCCATTCAGGCTGAGCAACAAGCGGCTCAATAA
- a CDS encoding acetate/propionate family kinase, with the protein MSTSVLVINCGSSSIKYALVSERREDRIFGLAENLGSAEARIKGVTVGGAPLELSIPHADHEKALETILERLSHYNPQAIGHRVVHGGTLTKAELLTPEIIDRIREATPLAPLHNPAHLVGIDATMRLFPDLPQVAVFDTAFHQTMPAHAYRYAVPKFLYTEHNVRRYGFHGTSHAYVSERGSELAGSLKQGGWLTAHLGNGSSTCAIWNGQSVDTSMGLTPLEGIVMGTRSGDVDPSLHSFLAANLGWDVYKIDRMLNKESGLLGLSDNLSNDMRTLIEASEQGNEDATLAIEVFCYRLAKSLAALSCGLPRLDGLFFTGGIGENSAYIREKTMAYLPHFGFNLSKEQNNNLKRGTEGRIDAGTGPQIWVIPTDEEGRIAKETAHVVEGEVNQSAAKKPECEATIA; encoded by the coding sequence GTGTCTACATCAGTATTAGTTATTAACTGCGGCTCATCTTCTATTAAATATGCACTCGTTTCAGAACGTCGTGAAGATCGTATTTTTGGTTTAGCAGAAAATTTAGGTTCTGCTGAAGCACGCATTAAGGGTGTCACTGTTGGTGGCGCGCCACTCGAACTGTCTATTCCACATGCCGATCATGAAAAGGCTTTGGAAACCATTTTAGAACGTCTTTCTCATTATAATCCTCAAGCGATTGGGCACCGTGTCGTACATGGTGGCACATTGACCAAAGCTGAGTTATTAACACCAGAAATCATTGATCGTATTCGTGAAGCGACGCCACTTGCCCCACTTCACAACCCTGCTCACCTTGTAGGAATTGACGCGACCATGCGTTTGTTCCCGGACCTTCCACAAGTGGCAGTATTCGATACAGCATTCCACCAAACCATGCCAGCGCATGCTTACCGTTATGCCGTACCAAAATTCTTATATACAGAGCACAACGTACGTCGTTATGGCTTCCACGGTACCAGCCATGCTTACGTGTCTGAACGCGGTTCAGAATTGGCAGGCAGCTTAAAACAAGGCGGCTGGTTAACTGCACATTTAGGCAATGGTAGCTCGACCTGCGCCATCTGGAATGGTCAAAGTGTTGATACGTCAATGGGCTTAACTCCGCTTGAAGGCATTGTCATGGGCACCCGTAGTGGTGATGTCGATCCAAGTTTGCACAGCTTCCTGGCTGCCAACCTGGGCTGGGATGTGTATAAAATTGACAGAATGCTGAACAAAGAAAGTGGTTTGCTCGGTCTATCAGACAATCTTTCAAATGACATGCGTACCTTGATTGAAGCATCAGAACAAGGCAATGAAGATGCAACGCTGGCCATTGAAGTATTCTGCTACCGTTTGGCTAAATCTCTGGCTGCTTTAAGCTGTGGCCTGCCACGTCTTGATGGTCTGTTCTTTACCGGCGGTATTGGCGAAAACTCGGCTTATATCCGTGAAAAGACCATGGCTTACTTACCTCACTTCGGTTTCAACTTAAGCAAAGAACAAAACAATAATTTAAAACGCGGTACAGAAGGTCGTATTGATGCTGGCACAGGTCCTCAAATCTGGGTCATTCCAACCGATGAAGAAGGCCGTATTGCCAAAGAAACAGCACACGTTGTAGAAGGCGAGGTAAATCAGTCAGCTGCAAAAAAGCCTGAATGTGAGGCTACGATTGCTTAA
- a CDS encoding glutamate-5-semialdehyde dehydrogenase — MQDSIEQYMQTVGQQARQASRVLASASTQTKNNALSAIYTALQDSEAAILAANQIDMTNGRNNHLDSALLDRLELTPSRFKDMLHGLKDVMNLVDPIGEITDLAYRPSGIQLGKMRVPLGVVGMIYESRPNVTLEAASLALKSGNAIILRGGSEALQSNKAIAEAIQHGLKTSGLPETSVQVINTADRAAVGHLITMSEYVDVIVPRGGKGLIERISNEARIPVIKHLDGNCHVFVEAQADLQKALPIALNAKTHRYGVCNAMETLLVDEKIAEDFLPSIAELYAEKQVELRGCRETQRILGSSVKPASEEDWYTEYLGPILAVKVVSGIDEAIDHINKYGSHHTDAIITENFSLARQFLARVDSSSVMINASTRFADGFEYGLGAEIGISTDKIHARGPVGLEGLTSQKWVVFGDGQIRQ, encoded by the coding sequence ATGCAAGATTCGATTGAACAATATATGCAAACGGTAGGACAACAGGCACGCCAAGCTTCTCGCGTGTTAGCAAGCGCTTCTACCCAAACCAAAAACAATGCCTTATCTGCAATTTACACTGCATTACAAGACAGTGAAGCTGCAATTCTGGCTGCCAACCAAATCGATATGACCAATGGTCGTAACAATCATTTGGACAGTGCATTACTTGATCGCTTAGAACTTACCCCCAGCCGCTTTAAAGACATGCTGCATGGCTTGAAAGATGTGATGAACCTGGTTGACCCGATTGGCGAAATCACTGACCTTGCCTATCGTCCTTCAGGCATCCAGCTCGGAAAAATGCGCGTGCCTTTAGGTGTGGTCGGTATGATTTACGAATCGCGTCCGAACGTGACTCTGGAAGCCGCTTCACTTGCCTTAAAATCAGGCAATGCCATTATTTTGCGTGGCGGTTCGGAAGCGTTGCAATCCAACAAGGCGATTGCTGAAGCAATTCAGCACGGTTTAAAGACTTCAGGCTTGCCTGAAACTTCGGTACAGGTGATCAATACGGCTGATCGTGCAGCAGTCGGCCACCTGATTACCATGTCTGAATATGTGGATGTCATTGTTCCACGTGGAGGCAAAGGGCTGATTGAACGGATCAGCAATGAAGCACGTATTCCGGTGATCAAGCATCTGGATGGAAATTGCCATGTCTTTGTTGAAGCACAGGCCGATTTACAAAAAGCCCTGCCCATTGCACTCAATGCCAAGACCCATCGTTATGGCGTATGTAATGCAATGGAAACCTTGCTGGTGGATGAGAAAATTGCAGAAGATTTCTTGCCAAGCATTGCTGAACTGTATGCAGAAAAGCAGGTAGAACTGCGTGGCTGCCGTGAAACCCAGCGCATTCTCGGTTCAAGCGTCAAACCGGCCAGCGAAGAAGATTGGTACACTGAATATTTAGGTCCAATTTTGGCAGTTAAAGTGGTGAGCGGAATTGATGAAGCCATTGATCATATTAACAAATATGGTTCACACCATACCGATGCCATCATTACCGAGAACTTTAGTCTTGCGCGTCAGTTCCTGGCCCGTGTCGACTCAAGCTCAGTGATGATCAATGCCTCTACCCGTTTTGCCGACGGTTTTGAATATGGTCTGGGTGCTGAAATCGGCATTTCCACCGACAAGATTCATGCGCGTGGCCCAGTCGGTCTAGAAGGTCTGACTTCGCAAAAATGGGTGGTATTTGGGGATGGTCAAATTCGCCAATAA
- a CDS encoding alpha/beta fold hydrolase — MNSMIQMDSEVEESNSNSGFFDLYHRNSFKQPARTTWIDGWKIEYMAIAQPETIHNTPIVIIGGAFQNFNSYKYCVEQLLSAGPIILIDLPSMGANQQITNRDTGISAGTLELPDLARMLGEWVDIENLSKVSVMGMSLGSVVASSFAVQRPELVDRMILMGVMQKTRKSWRMLLEESLHLMNEQRMDEFGQAVILYLVNHAKIDQTRMSPTAKRLFFKQMAEFTATEQDRYEINCSRLLRLTDVPIPQCKVLVACGQYDSFTLPHENANFALQCPDMEFAMIANADHVPQLQRRKETMGLFATFLQGQSIQNVEGIIPMSRAQLSTLERRAEERIAVQKPMTVLMHRHSDLHFSTHIVDLNFFGVLLEFTPGVTDKVAQYPRDLALHLEDEEGQFKIECLIFEVYPTRVRALFKHGSFDVAERLLRYVQRQKEVMTVLESVS, encoded by the coding sequence ATGAATTCCATGATCCAAATGGACTCGGAAGTAGAAGAATCAAACTCAAATTCTGGTTTTTTTGATCTTTACCATAGGAACAGCTTTAAACAACCGGCACGTACCACCTGGATTGATGGCTGGAAAATAGAATATATGGCCATTGCCCAGCCAGAAACCATCCACAACACTCCAATTGTTATTATTGGCGGTGCTTTTCAAAATTTTAATTCTTATAAATATTGTGTGGAGCAATTGCTCAGTGCAGGCCCGATCATTCTAATTGACCTGCCTTCCATGGGCGCCAATCAGCAAATTACCAATCGCGATACCGGTATTTCTGCGGGAACACTGGAATTACCTGATTTGGCTCGAATGTTGGGTGAGTGGGTCGATATCGAAAATTTATCCAAAGTTTCAGTCATGGGTATGTCGCTCGGTTCGGTTGTGGCTTCAAGTTTTGCCGTGCAACGTCCGGAACTGGTCGATCGCATGATTCTGATGGGCGTGATGCAAAAGACGCGTAAAAGCTGGCGTATGTTGCTGGAAGAATCTTTGCATTTAATGAATGAACAGCGCATGGATGAGTTTGGTCAGGCGGTGATTTTGTATCTGGTCAATCATGCCAAAATCGATCAAACCCGCATGTCACCGACAGCAAAACGTTTATTCTTTAAACAGATGGCTGAATTTACCGCAACCGAGCAAGACCGTTATGAAATTAACTGTAGCCGTTTGCTACGTTTAACTGATGTCCCTATTCCACAATGTAAGGTACTGGTGGCATGTGGGCAATATGACAGTTTTACCTTGCCACATGAAAATGCCAATTTTGCTTTGCAATGTCCGGATATGGAATTTGCCATGATTGCCAATGCCGACCATGTACCTCAATTACAGCGCCGTAAGGAAACCATGGGCCTGTTCGCAACATTCCTGCAGGGACAATCCATTCAAAATGTAGAAGGGATTATTCCCATGAGCCGTGCCCAGTTGTCGACTTTGGAACGCCGTGCTGAAGAACGTATTGCGGTACAAAAACCGATGACTGTATTAATGCATCGTCATTCAGATTTGCACTTTTCCACGCATATTGTCGATTTAAACTTTTTTGGCGTTTTACTCGAGTTTACTCCTGGGGTAACTGACAAAGTTGCACAGTATCCACGTGATTTGGCCCTGCATCTGGAAGATGAAGAAGGTCAATTTAAAATTGAGTGCTTAATTTTTGAAGTTTATCCAACACGAGTTCGGGCTTTATTCAAGCATGGCAGTTTTGATGTGGCAGAACGTTTATTGCGTTATGTACAACGACAAAAAGAAGTGATGACGGTTTTAGAATCGGTCAGTTAA